In one window of Amblyraja radiata isolate CabotCenter1 chromosome 29, sAmbRad1.1.pri, whole genome shotgun sequence DNA:
- the upf1 gene encoding regulator of nonsense transcripts 1 isoform X2, whose protein sequence is MSVDAYGPSSQTLTFLDTEEAELLGADTQGSEFEFTDFTLPSQTQTQGQSQGPGDGQVNGPDGVLQNGAVDDAVAKASQLLPELNFEEDEEDTYYTKDLPLHACSYCGIHDPACVVYCNTSKKWFCNGRGNTSGSHIVNHLVRAKCKEVTLHKDGPLGETVLECYNCGCRNVFLLGFIPAKADSVVVLLCRQPCASQSSLKDINWDSSQWQPLIQDRCFLSWLVKIPSEQEQLRARQITAQQINKLEELWKDNPSATLEDLEKPGVDEEPQHVLLRYEDAYQYQNIFGPLVKLEADYDKKLKESQTQDNITVRWDLGLNKKRIAYFTLPKTDSDMRLMQGDEICLRYKGDLAPLWKGIGHVIKVPDTDYGDEIAIELRSSVGAPVEVTHNFQVDFVWKSTSFDRMQSALKTFAVDETSVSGYIYHKLLGHEVEDVIIKCQLPKRFTAHGLPDLNHSQVYAVKTVLQRPLSLIQGPPGTGKTVTSATIVYHLARQGNGPVLVCAPSNIAVDQLTEKIHHTGLKVVRLCAKSREAIDSPVSFLALHNQIRNMDSMPELQKLQQLKDETGELSSADEKRYRALKRTAERELLMNADVICCTCVGAGDPRLAKMQFRSILIDESTQATEPECMVPVVLGAKQLILVGDHCQLGPVVMCKKAAKAGLSQSLFERLVVLGIRPIRLQVQYRMHPALSAFPSNIFYEGSLQNGVTAADRIKKGFDFQWPQPDKPMFFYVTQGQEEIASSGTSYLNRTEAANVEKITTKLLKAGAKPDQIGIITPYEGQRSYLVQYMQFSGSLHTKLYQEVEIASVDAFQGREKDFIILSCVRANEHQGIGFLNDPRRLNVALTRARYGVIIVGNPKALSKQPLWNHLLNYYKEQKVLVEGPLNNLRESLMQFSKPRKLVNTINPGARFMTTAMYDAREAIIPGSVYDRSGQAGRPSNMYFQTHDQIGMIGASPSHVAAMNIPIPFNLMMPPMPPPGYFGQANGPAAGRGIAKGKLSRGARQRNRGLGNQINSQGNLPNSQASQDVVSQPFSQGPLTQGYISMSQPSQMSQPGLSQPELSQDSYLGDEFKSQIDVALSQDSTYQGERAYQHGVTGLSQY, encoded by the exons TTATTGCGGGATTCATGATCCAGCCTGCGTAGTTTATTGCAATACCAGCAAGAAATGGTTCTGTAATGGGCGTGGGAACACCTCTGGCAG CCATATTGTAAACCATCTGGTGAGAGCCAAGTGCAAGGAGGTGACTCTGCATAAAGATGGACCACTGGGAGAGACTGTGCTGGAGTGCTACAACTGTGGCTGCAGGAATGTGTTTCTCCTTGGTTTTATTCCTGCCAAGGCTGACTCTGTGGTGGTGCTACTGTGCAG GCAACCGTGTGCTAGTCAGAGCAGCCTGAAGGACATCAACTGGGACAGTTCACAGTGGCAGCCATTAATCCAGGATCGTTGCTTTCTGTCCTGGCTAGTGAAGATTCCTTCAGAGCAGGAGCAACTGCGAGCCCGTCAGATCACAGCGCAGCAGATCAacaagctggaggaactctggaAG GATAATCCATCTGCTACCCTTGAGGATTTGGAGAAACCTGGAGTAGATGAGGAACCCCAGCATGTCCTCCTCCGGTATGAAGATGCTTATCAATACCAGAACATCTTTGGGCCACTGGTCAAGCTGGAGGCTGATTATGACAAAAAGTTGAAAGAATCACAG ACTCAAGACAACATCACAGTCAGATGGGACTTGGGTCTAAACAAGAAAAGGATTGCATACTTTACCCTACCCAAAACTGATTCTG ACATGCGGCTCATGCAAGGAGATGAGATTTGTTTGCGCTACAAAGGTGACCTTGCACCTCTGTGGAAAGGAATTGGACACGTGATTAAAGTCCCGGACA CAGATTATGGGGATGAGATCGCAATTGAGCTCCGCAGCAGCGTTGGAGCTCCCGTTGAAGTTACTCACAACTTCCAAGTGGATTTTGTCTGGAAATCAACTTCATTTGATAG AATGCAGAGTGCACTGAAAACCTTTGCAGTGGATGAGACCTCTGTGTCTGGCTACATTTACCACAAGTTGCTTGGCCACGAAGTGGAAGATGTAATTATTAAATGCCAGCTGCCCAAACGCTTCACTGCTCATGGTCTGCCGGACCTCAATCACTCACAG GTCTATGCTGTAAAGACTGTTCTCCAGCGTCCACTCAGTCTGATTCAAGGCCCACCTGGAACTGGCAAAACTGTCACCTCTGCTACTATAGTCTACCACTTGGCCAGACAGGGCAATGG CCCTGTTCTGGTGTGTGCTCCAAGTAACATCGCGGTAGACCAGTTGACCGAGAAGATCCACCACACAGGTCTGAAGGTGGTGCGGCTGTGCGCCAAGAGTCGCGAGGCCATTGATTCACCAGTCTCGTTCTTGGCTTTACACAACCAGATCCGTAACATGGACAG CATGCCTGAATTGCAGAAGCTGCAGCAGCTGAAGGATGAGACTGGCGAGTTGTCATCTGCAGATGAAAAGCGCTACCGTGCCCTTAAACGGACAGCCGAGCGAGAGCTGCTGATG AACGCAGATGTCATCTGCTGCACCTGTGTCGGAGCTGGTGACCCTCGTTTGGCTAAGATGCAGTTTCGTTCCATTCTGATCGATGAGAGCACCCAGGCCACAGAGCCAGAGTGCATGGTCCCAGTGGTCCTGGGAGCAAAACAG CTGATCCTGGTCGGCGACCATTGCCAACTGGGTCCCGTGGTCATGTGCAAGAAAGCTGCGAAAGCTGGTCTGTCTCAGTCTCTGTTTGAGCGTCTGGTCGTCCTGGGGATTCGACCGATACGTCTGCAGGTCCAGTACCGGATGCACCCAGCCCTCAGTGCCTTCCCATCCAACATTTTCTACGAAGGCTCCCTGCAAAACGGTGTAACTGCAG CGGATCGCATTAAGAAAGGTTTTGACTTCCAGTGGCCACAGCCGGACAAACCAATGTTTTTCTACGTGACACAAGGCCAGGAGGAAATTGCCAGTTCAGGCACCTCCTACCTTAATAG GACTGAGGCGGCCAATGTGGAGAAGATCACCACTAAACTTCTGAAGGCAGGTGCCAAGCCAGATCAAATTGGCATCATTACACCATATGAAGGGCAGCGGTCATACCTGGTGCAGTACATGCAGTTCAGTGGCTCTCTGCACACCAAACTCTACCAG GAGGTGGAGATTGCCAGCGTGGATGCATTCCAGGGACGTGAAAAGGATTTCATCATCCTGTCATGTGTTCGAGCAAATGAACACCAGGGCATTGGATTTCTCAACGATCCTCGCCGTCTGAACGTGGCCCTGACGAGAGCAAG ATATGGCGTGATCATTGTGGGGAATCCAAAGGCTCTGTCCAAGCAGCCACTGTGGAATCACCTTCTGAACTATTATAAAGAGCAGAAGGTACTGGTGGAGGGACCGCTGAATAATCTGCGCGAGAGTCTGATGCAATTCAGCAAACCCCGGAAGCTCGTCAACACCATCAACCCG GGAGCTAGATTCATGACCACAGCCATGTACGATGCCCGAGAAGCCATCATCCCAGGCTCTGTGTATGACCGGAGTGGCCAAG CGGGTCGCCCTTCCAACATGTACTTCCAGACCCATGACCAGATTGGAATGATTGGAGCCAGTCCCAGCCATGTCGCTGCAATGAACATCCCTATTCCCTTCAACCTGATGATGCCTCCCATGCCCCCGCCGGGCTACTTTGGGCAGGCAAATGGTCCTGCGGCAG GTCGTGGGATTGCGAAAGGGAAGCTGAGCCGTGGGGCCCGCCAGAGAAACCGTGGCCTGGGGAACCAGATCAACAGCCAGGGCAACCTGCCCAACAGCCAGGCCAGCCAAGATGTGGTGTCGCAGCCATTCTCTCAGGGCCCACTTACCCAGGGGTACATCTCCATGAGCCAGCCCTCGCAAATGAGCCAACCAGGCCTGTCTCAGCCAGAACTCTCACAG GACAGTTATCTGGGAGATGAGTTCAAGTCTCAGATCGACGTGGCCTTGTCGCAGGATTCCACttaccagggagaacgtgcgtatCAACATGGAGTGACCGGGCTGTCACAGTATTAG
- the upf1 gene encoding regulator of nonsense transcripts 1 isoform X3: MSVDAYGPSSQTLTFLDTEEAELLGADTQGSEFEFTDFTLPSQTQTQGQSQGPGDGQVNGPDGVLQNGAVDDAVAKASQLLPELNFEEDEEDTYYTKDLPLHACSYCGIHDPACVVYCNTSKKWFCNGRGNTSGSHIVNHLVRAKCKEVTLHKDGPLGETVLECYNCGCRNVFLLGFIPAKADSVVVLLCRQPCASQSSLKDINWDSSQWQPLIQDRCFLSWLVKIPSEQEQLRARQITAQQINKLEELWKDNPSATLEDLEKPGVDEEPQHVLLRYEDAYQYQNIFGPLVKLEADYDKKLKESQTQDNITVRWDLGLNKKRIAYFTLPKTDSDMRLMQGDEICLRYKGDLAPLWKGIGHVIKVPDNYGDEIAIELRSSVGAPVEVTHNFQVDFVWKSTSFDRMQSALKTFAVDETSVSGYIYHKLLGHEVEDVIIKCQLPKRFTAHGLPDLNHSQVYAVKTVLQRPLSLIQGPPGTGKTVTSATIVYHLARQGNGPVLVCAPSNIAVDQLTEKIHHTGLKVVRLCAKSREAIDSPVSFLALHNQIRNMDSMPELQKLQQLKDETGELSSADEKRYRALKRTAERELLMNADVICCTCVGAGDPRLAKMQFRSILIDESTQATEPECMVPVVLGAKQLILVGDHCQLGPVVMCKKAAKAGLSQSLFERLVVLGIRPIRLQVQYRMHPALSAFPSNIFYEGSLQNGVTAADRIKKGFDFQWPQPDKPMFFYVTQGQEEIASSGTSYLNRTEAANVEKITTKLLKAGAKPDQIGIITPYEGQRSYLVQYMQFSGSLHTKLYQEVEIASVDAFQGREKDFIILSCVRANEHQGIGFLNDPRRLNVALTRARYGVIIVGNPKALSKQPLWNHLLNYYKEQKVLVEGPLNNLRESLMQFSKPRKLVNTINPGARFMTTAMYDAREAIIPGSVYDRSGQAGRPSNMYFQTHDQIGMIGASPSHVAAMNIPIPFNLMMPPMPPPGYFGQANGPAAGRGIAKGKLSRGARQRNRGLGNQINSQGNLPNSQASQDVVSQPFSQGPLTQGYISMSQPSQMSQPGLSQPELSQDSYLGDEFKSQIDVALSQDSTYQGERAYQHGVTGLSQY, encoded by the exons TTATTGCGGGATTCATGATCCAGCCTGCGTAGTTTATTGCAATACCAGCAAGAAATGGTTCTGTAATGGGCGTGGGAACACCTCTGGCAG CCATATTGTAAACCATCTGGTGAGAGCCAAGTGCAAGGAGGTGACTCTGCATAAAGATGGACCACTGGGAGAGACTGTGCTGGAGTGCTACAACTGTGGCTGCAGGAATGTGTTTCTCCTTGGTTTTATTCCTGCCAAGGCTGACTCTGTGGTGGTGCTACTGTGCAG GCAACCGTGTGCTAGTCAGAGCAGCCTGAAGGACATCAACTGGGACAGTTCACAGTGGCAGCCATTAATCCAGGATCGTTGCTTTCTGTCCTGGCTAGTGAAGATTCCTTCAGAGCAGGAGCAACTGCGAGCCCGTCAGATCACAGCGCAGCAGATCAacaagctggaggaactctggaAG GATAATCCATCTGCTACCCTTGAGGATTTGGAGAAACCTGGAGTAGATGAGGAACCCCAGCATGTCCTCCTCCGGTATGAAGATGCTTATCAATACCAGAACATCTTTGGGCCACTGGTCAAGCTGGAGGCTGATTATGACAAAAAGTTGAAAGAATCACAG ACTCAAGACAACATCACAGTCAGATGGGACTTGGGTCTAAACAAGAAAAGGATTGCATACTTTACCCTACCCAAAACTGATTCTG ACATGCGGCTCATGCAAGGAGATGAGATTTGTTTGCGCTACAAAGGTGACCTTGCACCTCTGTGGAAAGGAATTGGACACGTGATTAAAGTCCCGGACA ATTATGGGGATGAGATCGCAATTGAGCTCCGCAGCAGCGTTGGAGCTCCCGTTGAAGTTACTCACAACTTCCAAGTGGATTTTGTCTGGAAATCAACTTCATTTGATAG AATGCAGAGTGCACTGAAAACCTTTGCAGTGGATGAGACCTCTGTGTCTGGCTACATTTACCACAAGTTGCTTGGCCACGAAGTGGAAGATGTAATTATTAAATGCCAGCTGCCCAAACGCTTCACTGCTCATGGTCTGCCGGACCTCAATCACTCACAG GTCTATGCTGTAAAGACTGTTCTCCAGCGTCCACTCAGTCTGATTCAAGGCCCACCTGGAACTGGCAAAACTGTCACCTCTGCTACTATAGTCTACCACTTGGCCAGACAGGGCAATGG CCCTGTTCTGGTGTGTGCTCCAAGTAACATCGCGGTAGACCAGTTGACCGAGAAGATCCACCACACAGGTCTGAAGGTGGTGCGGCTGTGCGCCAAGAGTCGCGAGGCCATTGATTCACCAGTCTCGTTCTTGGCTTTACACAACCAGATCCGTAACATGGACAG CATGCCTGAATTGCAGAAGCTGCAGCAGCTGAAGGATGAGACTGGCGAGTTGTCATCTGCAGATGAAAAGCGCTACCGTGCCCTTAAACGGACAGCCGAGCGAGAGCTGCTGATG AACGCAGATGTCATCTGCTGCACCTGTGTCGGAGCTGGTGACCCTCGTTTGGCTAAGATGCAGTTTCGTTCCATTCTGATCGATGAGAGCACCCAGGCCACAGAGCCAGAGTGCATGGTCCCAGTGGTCCTGGGAGCAAAACAG CTGATCCTGGTCGGCGACCATTGCCAACTGGGTCCCGTGGTCATGTGCAAGAAAGCTGCGAAAGCTGGTCTGTCTCAGTCTCTGTTTGAGCGTCTGGTCGTCCTGGGGATTCGACCGATACGTCTGCAGGTCCAGTACCGGATGCACCCAGCCCTCAGTGCCTTCCCATCCAACATTTTCTACGAAGGCTCCCTGCAAAACGGTGTAACTGCAG CGGATCGCATTAAGAAAGGTTTTGACTTCCAGTGGCCACAGCCGGACAAACCAATGTTTTTCTACGTGACACAAGGCCAGGAGGAAATTGCCAGTTCAGGCACCTCCTACCTTAATAG GACTGAGGCGGCCAATGTGGAGAAGATCACCACTAAACTTCTGAAGGCAGGTGCCAAGCCAGATCAAATTGGCATCATTACACCATATGAAGGGCAGCGGTCATACCTGGTGCAGTACATGCAGTTCAGTGGCTCTCTGCACACCAAACTCTACCAG GAGGTGGAGATTGCCAGCGTGGATGCATTCCAGGGACGTGAAAAGGATTTCATCATCCTGTCATGTGTTCGAGCAAATGAACACCAGGGCATTGGATTTCTCAACGATCCTCGCCGTCTGAACGTGGCCCTGACGAGAGCAAG ATATGGCGTGATCATTGTGGGGAATCCAAAGGCTCTGTCCAAGCAGCCACTGTGGAATCACCTTCTGAACTATTATAAAGAGCAGAAGGTACTGGTGGAGGGACCGCTGAATAATCTGCGCGAGAGTCTGATGCAATTCAGCAAACCCCGGAAGCTCGTCAACACCATCAACCCG GGAGCTAGATTCATGACCACAGCCATGTACGATGCCCGAGAAGCCATCATCCCAGGCTCTGTGTATGACCGGAGTGGCCAAG CGGGTCGCCCTTCCAACATGTACTTCCAGACCCATGACCAGATTGGAATGATTGGAGCCAGTCCCAGCCATGTCGCTGCAATGAACATCCCTATTCCCTTCAACCTGATGATGCCTCCCATGCCCCCGCCGGGCTACTTTGGGCAGGCAAATGGTCCTGCGGCAG GTCGTGGGATTGCGAAAGGGAAGCTGAGCCGTGGGGCCCGCCAGAGAAACCGTGGCCTGGGGAACCAGATCAACAGCCAGGGCAACCTGCCCAACAGCCAGGCCAGCCAAGATGTGGTGTCGCAGCCATTCTCTCAGGGCCCACTTACCCAGGGGTACATCTCCATGAGCCAGCCCTCGCAAATGAGCCAACCAGGCCTGTCTCAGCCAGAACTCTCACAG GACAGTTATCTGGGAGATGAGTTCAAGTCTCAGATCGACGTGGCCTTGTCGCAGGATTCCACttaccagggagaacgtgcgtatCAACATGGAGTGACCGGGCTGTCACAGTATTAG
- the upf1 gene encoding regulator of nonsense transcripts 1 isoform X1, translated as MSVDAYGPSSQTLTFLDTEEAELLGADTQGSEFEFTDFTLPSQTQTQGQSQGPGDGQVNGPDGVLQNGAVDDAVAKASQLLPELNFEEDEEDTYYTKDLPLHACSYCGIHDPACVVYCNTSKKWFCNGRGNTSGSHIVNHLVRAKCKEVTLHKDGPLGETVLECYNCGCRNVFLLGFIPAKADSVVVLLCRQPCASQSSLKDINWDSSQWQPLIQDRCFLSWLVKIPSEQEQLRARQITAQQINKLEELWKDNPSATLEDLEKPGVDEEPQHVLLRYEDAYQYQNIFGPLVKLEADYDKKLKESQTQDNITVRWDLGLNKKRIAYFTLPKTDSDMRLMQGDEICLRYKGDLAPLWKGIGHVIKVPDSILYYGDEIAIELRSSVGAPVEVTHNFQVDFVWKSTSFDRMQSALKTFAVDETSVSGYIYHKLLGHEVEDVIIKCQLPKRFTAHGLPDLNHSQVYAVKTVLQRPLSLIQGPPGTGKTVTSATIVYHLARQGNGPVLVCAPSNIAVDQLTEKIHHTGLKVVRLCAKSREAIDSPVSFLALHNQIRNMDSMPELQKLQQLKDETGELSSADEKRYRALKRTAERELLMNADVICCTCVGAGDPRLAKMQFRSILIDESTQATEPECMVPVVLGAKQLILVGDHCQLGPVVMCKKAAKAGLSQSLFERLVVLGIRPIRLQVQYRMHPALSAFPSNIFYEGSLQNGVTAADRIKKGFDFQWPQPDKPMFFYVTQGQEEIASSGTSYLNRTEAANVEKITTKLLKAGAKPDQIGIITPYEGQRSYLVQYMQFSGSLHTKLYQEVEIASVDAFQGREKDFIILSCVRANEHQGIGFLNDPRRLNVALTRARYGVIIVGNPKALSKQPLWNHLLNYYKEQKVLVEGPLNNLRESLMQFSKPRKLVNTINPGARFMTTAMYDAREAIIPGSVYDRSGQAGRPSNMYFQTHDQIGMIGASPSHVAAMNIPIPFNLMMPPMPPPGYFGQANGPAAGRGIAKGKLSRGARQRNRGLGNQINSQGNLPNSQASQDVVSQPFSQGPLTQGYISMSQPSQMSQPGLSQPELSQDSYLGDEFKSQIDVALSQDSTYQGERAYQHGVTGLSQY; from the exons TTATTGCGGGATTCATGATCCAGCCTGCGTAGTTTATTGCAATACCAGCAAGAAATGGTTCTGTAATGGGCGTGGGAACACCTCTGGCAG CCATATTGTAAACCATCTGGTGAGAGCCAAGTGCAAGGAGGTGACTCTGCATAAAGATGGACCACTGGGAGAGACTGTGCTGGAGTGCTACAACTGTGGCTGCAGGAATGTGTTTCTCCTTGGTTTTATTCCTGCCAAGGCTGACTCTGTGGTGGTGCTACTGTGCAG GCAACCGTGTGCTAGTCAGAGCAGCCTGAAGGACATCAACTGGGACAGTTCACAGTGGCAGCCATTAATCCAGGATCGTTGCTTTCTGTCCTGGCTAGTGAAGATTCCTTCAGAGCAGGAGCAACTGCGAGCCCGTCAGATCACAGCGCAGCAGATCAacaagctggaggaactctggaAG GATAATCCATCTGCTACCCTTGAGGATTTGGAGAAACCTGGAGTAGATGAGGAACCCCAGCATGTCCTCCTCCGGTATGAAGATGCTTATCAATACCAGAACATCTTTGGGCCACTGGTCAAGCTGGAGGCTGATTATGACAAAAAGTTGAAAGAATCACAG ACTCAAGACAACATCACAGTCAGATGGGACTTGGGTCTAAACAAGAAAAGGATTGCATACTTTACCCTACCCAAAACTGATTCTG ACATGCGGCTCATGCAAGGAGATGAGATTTGTTTGCGCTACAAAGGTGACCTTGCACCTCTGTGGAAAGGAATTGGACACGTGATTAAAGTCCCGGACAGTATCCTTT ATTATGGGGATGAGATCGCAATTGAGCTCCGCAGCAGCGTTGGAGCTCCCGTTGAAGTTACTCACAACTTCCAAGTGGATTTTGTCTGGAAATCAACTTCATTTGATAG AATGCAGAGTGCACTGAAAACCTTTGCAGTGGATGAGACCTCTGTGTCTGGCTACATTTACCACAAGTTGCTTGGCCACGAAGTGGAAGATGTAATTATTAAATGCCAGCTGCCCAAACGCTTCACTGCTCATGGTCTGCCGGACCTCAATCACTCACAG GTCTATGCTGTAAAGACTGTTCTCCAGCGTCCACTCAGTCTGATTCAAGGCCCACCTGGAACTGGCAAAACTGTCACCTCTGCTACTATAGTCTACCACTTGGCCAGACAGGGCAATGG CCCTGTTCTGGTGTGTGCTCCAAGTAACATCGCGGTAGACCAGTTGACCGAGAAGATCCACCACACAGGTCTGAAGGTGGTGCGGCTGTGCGCCAAGAGTCGCGAGGCCATTGATTCACCAGTCTCGTTCTTGGCTTTACACAACCAGATCCGTAACATGGACAG CATGCCTGAATTGCAGAAGCTGCAGCAGCTGAAGGATGAGACTGGCGAGTTGTCATCTGCAGATGAAAAGCGCTACCGTGCCCTTAAACGGACAGCCGAGCGAGAGCTGCTGATG AACGCAGATGTCATCTGCTGCACCTGTGTCGGAGCTGGTGACCCTCGTTTGGCTAAGATGCAGTTTCGTTCCATTCTGATCGATGAGAGCACCCAGGCCACAGAGCCAGAGTGCATGGTCCCAGTGGTCCTGGGAGCAAAACAG CTGATCCTGGTCGGCGACCATTGCCAACTGGGTCCCGTGGTCATGTGCAAGAAAGCTGCGAAAGCTGGTCTGTCTCAGTCTCTGTTTGAGCGTCTGGTCGTCCTGGGGATTCGACCGATACGTCTGCAGGTCCAGTACCGGATGCACCCAGCCCTCAGTGCCTTCCCATCCAACATTTTCTACGAAGGCTCCCTGCAAAACGGTGTAACTGCAG CGGATCGCATTAAGAAAGGTTTTGACTTCCAGTGGCCACAGCCGGACAAACCAATGTTTTTCTACGTGACACAAGGCCAGGAGGAAATTGCCAGTTCAGGCACCTCCTACCTTAATAG GACTGAGGCGGCCAATGTGGAGAAGATCACCACTAAACTTCTGAAGGCAGGTGCCAAGCCAGATCAAATTGGCATCATTACACCATATGAAGGGCAGCGGTCATACCTGGTGCAGTACATGCAGTTCAGTGGCTCTCTGCACACCAAACTCTACCAG GAGGTGGAGATTGCCAGCGTGGATGCATTCCAGGGACGTGAAAAGGATTTCATCATCCTGTCATGTGTTCGAGCAAATGAACACCAGGGCATTGGATTTCTCAACGATCCTCGCCGTCTGAACGTGGCCCTGACGAGAGCAAG ATATGGCGTGATCATTGTGGGGAATCCAAAGGCTCTGTCCAAGCAGCCACTGTGGAATCACCTTCTGAACTATTATAAAGAGCAGAAGGTACTGGTGGAGGGACCGCTGAATAATCTGCGCGAGAGTCTGATGCAATTCAGCAAACCCCGGAAGCTCGTCAACACCATCAACCCG GGAGCTAGATTCATGACCACAGCCATGTACGATGCCCGAGAAGCCATCATCCCAGGCTCTGTGTATGACCGGAGTGGCCAAG CGGGTCGCCCTTCCAACATGTACTTCCAGACCCATGACCAGATTGGAATGATTGGAGCCAGTCCCAGCCATGTCGCTGCAATGAACATCCCTATTCCCTTCAACCTGATGATGCCTCCCATGCCCCCGCCGGGCTACTTTGGGCAGGCAAATGGTCCTGCGGCAG GTCGTGGGATTGCGAAAGGGAAGCTGAGCCGTGGGGCCCGCCAGAGAAACCGTGGCCTGGGGAACCAGATCAACAGCCAGGGCAACCTGCCCAACAGCCAGGCCAGCCAAGATGTGGTGTCGCAGCCATTCTCTCAGGGCCCACTTACCCAGGGGTACATCTCCATGAGCCAGCCCTCGCAAATGAGCCAACCAGGCCTGTCTCAGCCAGAACTCTCACAG GACAGTTATCTGGGAGATGAGTTCAAGTCTCAGATCGACGTGGCCTTGTCGCAGGATTCCACttaccagggagaacgtgcgtatCAACATGGAGTGACCGGGCTGTCACAGTATTAG